ACCACTGCTGGCTACCGCGGTACTACCGAAGGTACGAAGCTCAAGCCAAATGGCACCGCCGGCCTCAATTTCAACCTCGCCGGCCTCGGTTTCTCGGGGTCGTTCAGCAATCGCGGCACGTACGGTTACGTCTGGTCGTCTTCGGAGTCTGGTGCCTTTGCTTGGTCCCGCTACGTGCTCTCAGGTACTGCCCAAGTGGTCCGGTACGCGTACGGCAAGTCTAACGGGTTATCCGTGCGCTGCGTGAAGGACTAATCTCTTGGACTCTTTTCCTCTTTTCACGCAATTTTCTTATGTCACTAACATACCAACTTTAGTCACCCTCTTTGTATGACCACTACCAATAATTTGCCCGTATACAAGGAAAGCTACGATCTCATTGAAGAGCTGTTTCGATACGTCAAGGAATTCAATCGGGAATATAAGTACACGCTTGGCGAACGTGTCAAAACTGAAATGATTGCGCTTGTAATAGATATCTATCGTGCAAATAGTTCAATCGAAAAGCGTGGTGAGCATATCAAGTCGGCTCGGGAGCGGGTGGAAGTGATTCGCTTGCTCTTGCGTCTGCTCCGCGATCTGCGACAGCTTCCGCTCGAGAAGTTTGTGTCACTCAATGTGAAGATTGAATCAGTGAGTCGGCAACTCACCGGCTGGCTCAAAAAGAGTCAGGCCAAGTAGTATTGAAGGCCTACGCCCGAGGACTGTCCTCGGGCACTGGTAGCTGGTAGGGTATACTAGGTGAGCCAGAGCTGAGTGCTGTTACGACACACTCAGGAGTGCATGATGAATCCAGTCATCCTCCTTGGCAACACTCACGAAGTGGGTGTCGCCAAGGGTTGCGGAGTGTCCCTCCCTTGCTGCTGGCGGCAATCATAAGTCCGTCAGTGGTGAAAGATAAGTGATGGCTTCCTAACGATAGCTCGCCGGCAACGGTTTCTCGGGGTCGTTCAACAATCGCGGCACGAACGGTAACGTCTGGTCGTCTTCGGAGTCTGGTGCCAGTGCTTGGAACCGCAACGTGAACTCAGGTACTGCCCAAGTGAACCGGAACGCGAACGACAAGTCTAACGGGTTATCCGTGCGCTGCGTGAAGGATTCATCGGTAATACAAAGCAAGCATAGCGCTTGCTTTGTGTGTTTAGTAAGGTAATTTGAAATGATTTTCATTTCTGCTACACTGAAAATATGAAAAAGCAAGTTCACATTATGCTTGATATCGAACGCCTTCCAGAGGGGTGTTATCTAGCGACGAGCAAAGATGTGCAAGGGCTTGTTGTGCAAGCAAAAACTTTTGAAAAGACCATAGAGATTGCAGAAGATGTTGCTCGACAACTTCTCTTGGCGCAGAAAGGAAAACATACATCACCTGAGCGTATCTTGTATCCGATGACTATTACTGCCTAGTGTATGGGGCGGCTTTCTGGTATTACGTATCGTGCACTTTCAAAAAAGTTGCGTTCTTTTGGTTTTGTATTTTGGCGGAGCGCTAAGGGAAGTCATGAGATTTGGTACAACGAAGCACAGGATATTTTTACTACTATCCCTCGGCATACTGGCGATATGGCGGAGGGTACCGTGCGGGCAATATTGAAACAGGCTAGTATTGAAGTTGATGACTTTTTAAAATTGTAAAAACATTGAGTCGTATATTAAGTAGCTCATCTCCCTTACTTACTGATCTTTTTAAGGCCTACGAAGACGCGCGGCGACATAAGCGAAAAACAAAAGGTACGCTGGAGTTTTCACTCAATTACGAAGAGCGACTGTTTGAACTTTACGAAGACCTTGTGTGTCGGCGTTACAAAATTGCCCCTGCAACCTGCTTTATTGTGACCAAGCCAGTTCGGCGCGAAATATTTGCGGGTGATTTCCGCGACCGTATCGTACATCACCTCATTTTTAATTATCTCAACCCGCTCTGTGAACGACTGTTTACCAACGACAGCTATGCGTGTCGAAAGGGGAAGGGGACGAGTTATGGTATTAAGCGCGCCGACCACTTTATTCGCTCTGTTTCTCACAATTACACGCGCGACTGCTACGTACTACAGCTCGATATAAGTGGGTATTTTATGTCAATCAACCGCACAATCTTGTACGAGAAAGTGACGCGCATCATCGAACGATATCGTGATGAAATAACGTTTGATACAGAGCTAGTGTTGTGGCTTTTGGAGAAAATAATCTTTCACGACCACATCAAGGCGTGTATCCAGTGTGGGGACACGAGTAATTGGACCGAGTTGCCATCATCGAAAAGTCTATTCCACGCGGCACCTGGCTGCGGGTTACCGATCGGTAACCTCACTTCACAGTTATTTGGAAACGTGTATCTCAATGACTTTGATCATTTTGCGATGCGACTGGTGCCAGGGGTGCGCTGTGGTCGGTATGTCGATGATATGATTTTTGTACATCAAGATAAAGAAGTGCTGAGGCAAATAATTCTCAAAGTGCAATATTTTCTTTCTGAAAAATTAGCGCTTACGCTGCACCCGCGCAAGATTAAACTGACTCACTATGAGCAGGGAATTGATTTTTTAGGAGCGCGGATGTTTCGTGGCCGGATGTATCCACGTCGGCCGATCGTGACAAACGTGGAGCGGACAATCATGCAGTGGAATGAAGTGTTGCAAGTGAATGATGTGCTAACCGAAGCCGAGGTGCAGAAATTGCTGGCATCTATAAATGCTTCGCTAGGTCACCTAGCGTTTTTTCAGACGAGACGACTGCGTCAGTGTTTGTTGGCGAGATGTATGCCTGCTTTCTTGCGGCATGTTCAGTGTGATAAATCATTTCGAACGCTTGCGAGGATGTGGTGAAAAGAAGCGGCCGGAAGCGAAGCTTCCGGCCGCTTCTTTTCACAGCACATAAAAATCAGTAGATAGTGAGGTTGTATACTGAAGTCATTATGTCCAAGAAAGAAAAGATTGACTATGTAAAGGAATTGACGTATCACCCAGATGATCGCATGAAAACGATTCGTGCACTGACCGTTCCTGAGCGAGCCGCTGCCTTTGAGAAGCTTTCGCCGTATGTACAACAGACTATCTTAAAGCAACTGCGTATTCATGAGATTGTCGACATGCTTGATCATATGGATATGCAGCACGCGCAGCGGGTGCTCACGCGTATCTCAAACGAAAAGCTGCGTGAAAAAATTGTGCAGCGGCTTAAGGGCGACGTAAAGGAGAAAGTAGAGTATTTTCTACGTTTTCATCCAAAAGCAACACTTTCACTGATTAATTTTAATTATCTTTTTCTGGATGGTGCACTTACCATAAAGGAGGCAGCAGATATTGTCTCCGATCACTACGAAGAAACGGCGCGTTACCCAGAAGTGTTGATTCACGATGAAACAGGAGCGCTCATCGGGGAGCTCCCGCTTTCGGCAATTGTGAAGGAGCGAAATACGAGTTTACTCAAGAAGCATACACAGCCAGTGCAGACCATCACGTACCAGGCAGAGGTACATGAGGTGGTGGAAATACTCGTGACTACAAACAGCAAGAAGGTAGTTGTGCTTGATCGTGACACAAGTGTGCTGGGTATCATTTATGCCGAGGCCGCGCGCCAACTCTTTGGCAATTTACCCGCTGAGTCGCTTTATGAATTTGCTGGCGTCGATAATAGTGAGCGTCCATTTGATGGGGTATGGCGTAAGGTAAATAATCGCTATCGATGGTTGATTCTCAATTTGGCTACTTGTTTCTTGGCTGGTTCTGTCGTGCTTGCATTCCAGGACACGCTCAATGAGCTCACTATTCTGTCGGTGTATATTCCAATCGTGGCTGGTATGGGTGGTAACGCTGCTACGCAGTCATTTGCCATTATGGTTCGTGGTCTTACGCTTGGGACCATATCACTTCAGAACGCTGGGCCAGCTATTTGGAAAGAGTTTTTGGCAGGCATCATTAACGGAGTCATTATCGGTTCTTTGGTGGCTCTGGTGTCAGCTTTGTGGAATGGTGAACCATTGCTTGGAGTAATGGTTGGTGTGGCACTGATTGGAGCTCATATAGTTGCTGCAATTGCAGGTTCAATCGTACCGCTTTTAATGAAGCATCTTGGAAAGGATCCAGCTGCTACTTCTACTATCTTTATTACCACTGCGACTGACGTGGGAGGTCTTTTGTTTTTGCTCGGCTTAGCTACGGCCTTCTTACTCTAAGATGCTATACTCTATGCATCTATGAAAATCGCCGAACGGATTGTGATGCTCCTTTTGCTCGGCTGCCTGCTTGGCGGCGCCGGATGGATATATGTGTCGGTAAAGCAAGAGCAACAATCAGTGCGCGACGCGGTGGCGCGAGGTGAATATGAAAAAAGGGAGGTTGATTTGAACGAGGTTGCAAAGGACGATTGGCGTATTTTGTATCCAAACACCATTCCCGTACAAATTGGTTCGACAACAGTGCTCGCATCAGTGGCTGACACATTGCCGAAGCGGATTAAAGGTCTTTCTGATACACCATTTTTACCAGAAAATGTAGTAAAACTATTTGTGTTTGGAGCGGGTGGTGAACAGTCAATTTGGATGAAGGACATGCGGTATTCAATTGATATTCTATGGATGTCGCAAGATGGATATATTGTGCACATTGAAGAGAACGTTGCGCCAGAAACCTATCCGGAGTCATTTTCCTCACCTACACCAGCCTGGTATGTTATTGAAACAAACGCCGGTTTTGTGGCGCAGCACAACATTGCGCTCGGCGAGCGAGTCAGATTGGTTGAGTAGCTTGCATAAATTTGTAATTATTGCATAATATTGACGCACGATGGTCGCCTCGTTTGAATGAACGGGGAGGAAAGTCCGGACACGCCCACATCTTTGATGTGGAGCAGGGTAGCGGGTAATACCCGTCGCGGCGGATGGCGGGCCACATTTTGAAAGCTTTCAAAATGTGGCCCGCCATCCGACCGAGAGGTGCGAGCAGAGACGCCCGAATCGAAAGTGCAGGGGTTCCTTAGGGAATAGTCGCTTGGGAAACCAAGCGAGTGAAACGGCTAAATCCTTACTTGCGTGCAAGGCCGTGCCTGTTTACAGGAGAGCCGCATGAGCTTTGTAGTAATACAGAGCCTAGGTATATGACCATCCGAGCATTTGTTCGACAGAATCCGGCTTACGTGCACAAAAACACCCCTCGGGGTGTTTTTTGTATGTGATAGAATTTACAGAATTAGTAAGCGGGTAGCTATAGTTTTATTTGTTATGTCAGAAAATGTCTTTATTCCTAAGATGAAGCACAAGGAAGAAGAAAAGGAGCCAGGTGAAATTCGGTCCTCAGTTGATGTTGCTGGTAAAAACATACTTTCGGCCATACAGTACATCACGGTAGCTCTTTTGGGATTACTGCCAGTCGTGTTCATGCCAAAGCTTTTTATGTCGGCTGGGTATACCAAAGTTATGACCGTATTTGTTGCTCTTGGTGTGGTGGTGGTGCTCGCGAGCTTGTTGATGTTGCGACAACACAAAATGCGCACAGTTACTCCGCTTTCGCTTTTGTTATTCGGAACCTTTGTACTTGTTACGTTTGCTTCCAGCACTATTAGCGGTGATGTTCAGGATGCAGTTCGTGGTAGTTTTTTTGAGCCACAATCGGCCGGATTCTGGCTGCTCACGCTGTTGGTTATGCTGCTCCCGCTGTCACTCCAGTCTTCCAAGCTGTTAACCATAAAGTCGATTATTCTCTATGCACTTAGTGCGAGTGTGTTACTGGTGTACATGTTACTACGCAGTGTATTTGGCGCTGAGTTTATGTCGTTCGGTGCATTCTCGTCTCTTACGGCGACTCCAATTGGTGGATTCAATGACTTGGCGATGTTTTCAGGAGTCACCATTATTATGGCGTTGGTTACATTGGCACAGCTCCCGCTGAAGCCATTGGCGCAGTATGCTCTCTTGGGAGTGACAGGACTGGCATTGGTCCAGCTGGCAATTGTCAATTTTTTTATGGTATGGCTAGCTGTTGGATTTTTTGCACTTTTAATGTTTGTGTTTCAAGTTTCAAAGGA
The nucleotide sequence above comes from Candidatus Nomurabacteria bacterium. Encoded proteins:
- a CDS encoding four helix bundle protein; the encoded protein is MTTTNNLPVYKESYDLIEELFRYVKEFNREYKYTLGERVKTEMIALVIDIYRANSSIEKRGEHIKSARERVEVIRLLLRLLRDLRQLPLEKFVSLNVKIESVSRQLTGWLKKSQAK
- a CDS encoding DUF1902 domain-containing protein, whose translation is MKKQVHIMLDIERLPEGCYLATSKDVQGLVVQAKTFEKTIEIAEDVARQLLLAQKGKHTSPERILYPMTITA
- a CDS encoding type II toxin-antitoxin system HicA family toxin, whose product is MGRLSGITYRALSKKLRSFGFVFWRSAKGSHEIWYNEAQDIFTTIPRHTGDMAEGTVRAILKQASIEVDDFLKL
- a CDS encoding magnesium transporter, which codes for MSKKEKIDYVKELTYHPDDRMKTIRALTVPERAAAFEKLSPYVQQTILKQLRIHEIVDMLDHMDMQHAQRVLTRISNEKLREKIVQRLKGDVKEKVEYFLRFHPKATLSLINFNYLFLDGALTIKEAADIVSDHYEETARYPEVLIHDETGALIGELPLSAIVKERNTSLLKKHTQPVQTITYQAEVHEVVEILVTTNSKKVVVLDRDTSVLGIIYAEAARQLFGNLPAESLYEFAGVDNSERPFDGVWRKVNNRYRWLILNLATCFLAGSVVLAFQDTLNELTILSVYIPIVAGMGGNAATQSFAIMVRGLTLGTISLQNAGPAIWKEFLAGIINGVIIGSLVALVSALWNGEPLLGVMVGVALIGAHIVAAIAGSIVPLLMKHLGKDPAATSTIFITTATDVGGLLFLLGLATAFLL
- a CDS encoding DUF192 domain-containing protein encodes the protein MKIAERIVMLLLLGCLLGGAGWIYVSVKQEQQSVRDAVARGEYEKREVDLNEVAKDDWRILYPNTIPVQIGSTTVLASVADTLPKRIKGLSDTPFLPENVVKLFVFGAGGEQSIWMKDMRYSIDILWMSQDGYIVHIEENVAPETYPESFSSPTPAWYVIETNAGFVAQHNIALGERVRLVE